From one Luteolibacter sp. SL250 genomic stretch:
- a CDS encoding alpha/beta fold hydrolase produces MRRAKRVLISALLLFAVVTVAVYFLLPATVLHPPRGASPDVFAEPVPAGVTLEPMRVTPEAGVTLEGFRMAPEKGGGSRPTVVLLHGICSSKDVYGNFARYLCDEGFRVVAFDSRGHGRSRGGCCTYGWYEKKDISLIIDEIHKGDPGSRIGVFGNSMGGAIALQAMAEDPRIECGVIESTFASLPEAACLRAASFTGVRIDAIVHPTLRRAGVQGSWRPFDVLPEEAAKSIHQPVMLSHGTADEVFPIAHGRRIYGNLSSPAKEWIQVENGRHSGLGRTLGPDYERRQIAFLKKWLTE; encoded by the coding sequence ATGAGGAGGGCGAAACGTGTCTTGATCAGTGCGTTGCTGCTGTTCGCCGTGGTGACGGTGGCCGTCTATTTCCTGCTGCCTGCCACCGTGCTCCATCCACCCCGTGGGGCCTCACCTGATGTTTTCGCGGAGCCGGTGCCTGCCGGTGTGACACTGGAACCCATGCGGGTGACGCCGGAGGCAGGGGTGACGTTGGAGGGCTTCCGCATGGCTCCGGAGAAAGGGGGGGGATCCCGGCCTACCGTGGTTCTCCTGCATGGAATCTGTTCGTCAAAGGACGTCTATGGAAACTTCGCACGTTATTTGTGCGATGAGGGGTTCCGGGTCGTGGCGTTCGATTCGCGCGGACACGGTCGCAGCCGGGGCGGTTGCTGCACGTATGGGTGGTATGAAAAGAAGGACATCTCCCTGATCATTGATGAAATCCACAAAGGGGACCCGGGATCGAGGATCGGGGTTTTCGGAAACTCGATGGGTGGTGCCATCGCGCTGCAGGCGATGGCGGAAGATCCCCGCATCGAGTGTGGCGTGATCGAGAGCACATTCGCATCCCTTCCGGAAGCGGCCTGCCTGAGGGCGGCTTCATTCACCGGCGTGCGGATTGATGCCATTGTCCATCCCACCCTCCGCCGGGCAGGGGTGCAGGGGAGCTGGAGACCGTTCGATGTTCTTCCGGAAGAGGCGGCGAAATCCATCCACCAACCGGTCATGCTGTCCCACGGGACGGCGGATGAGGTTTTTCCCATCGCCCACGGTCGGCGGATCTATGGGAATTTGTCCTCGCCTGCCAAGGAATGGATCCAAGTGGAGAACGGACGGCATAGTGGCCTGGGCCGTACGTTGGGGCCGGACTACGAACGGCGGCAGATCGCTTTCCTGAAAAAATGGCTGACGGAATGA